The Ovis aries strain OAR_USU_Benz2616 breed Rambouillet chromosome 11, ARS-UI_Ramb_v3.0, whole genome shotgun sequence genome window below encodes:
- the SEPTIN4 gene encoding septin-4 isoform X6, giving the protein MVAGESGLGKSTLVNSLFLTDLYRDRKLLSAEERIMQTVEITKHAVDIEEKGVKLRLTIVDTPGFGDAVNNTECWKPVAEYIDQQFEQYFRDESGLNRKNIQDNRVHCCLYFISPFGHGLRPLDVEFMKALHQRVNIVPILAKADTLTPPEVERKKRKIREEIEHFGIKVYQFPDCDSDEDEDFKSQDLALKESIPFAVIGSNTVVEARGRRVRGRLYPWGIVEVENPGHCDFVKLRTMLVRTHMQDLKDVTRETHYENYRAQCIQSMTRLVVKERNRNKLTLESGTDFPLPAVPPGTDPETERLIREKDEELRRMQEMLHKIQRQMKETH; this is encoded by the exons ATGGTGGCAG GAGAGTCGGGCCTGGGGAAGTCCACGCTGGTCAACAGCCTCTTCCTCACAGATCTGTACCGGGACCGGAAGCTCCTCAGTGCAGAAG AGCGTATCATGCAGACGGTGGAGATCACTAAGCACGCCGTGGACATAGAAGAGAAGGGCGTGAAGCTGCGGCTCACCATTGTGGACACACCAGGTTTTGGGGATGCCGTCAACAACACAGAGTG CTGGAAGCCTGTGGCCGAATACATCGACCAGCAGTTTGAGCAGTATTTCCGAGATGAGAGTGGCCTGAACCGCAAGAACATTCAAGACAACAGGGTGCACTGCTGCCTGTACTTCATCTCGCCCTTCGGCCACGG GCTCCGGCCACTGGATGTTGAGTTCATGAAGGCCCTGCATCAGCGGGTCAACATCGTGCCTATCTTGGCCAAGGCGGACACACTGACACCCCCTGAAGTGGAGCGCAAGAAACGCAAA ATCCGGGAGGAGATTGAGCACTTTGGAATCAAGGTCTACCAGTTCCCAGACTGTGACTCTGATGAGGATGAGGACTTCAAATCACAGGACCTGGCCCTAAAG GAAAGCATCCCATTTGCTGTCATTGGCAGCAACACTGTGGTAGAGGCCAGAGGGCGTCGAGTTCGGGGCCGGCTCTACCCCTGGGGCATCGTGGAAG TGGAAAACCCAGGGCACTGCGACTTTGTGAAGCTGAGGACAATGCTGGTGCGTACTCACATGCAGGACCTGAAAGACGTGACGCGGGAGACACATTATGAGAACTACCGGGCACAGTGCATCCAGAGCATGACCCGCCTGGTGGTGAAAGAACGGAATCGCAA CAAACTGACTCTAGAGAGTGGTACCGACTTCCCCCTTCCTGCCGTCCCACCAGGGACAGATCCAGAAACTGAGAGGCTGATCCGAGAGAAAGATGAGGAG CTGCGGCGGATGCAGGAGATGCTGCACAAAATCCAGAGACAGATGAAGGAGACCCATTAG
- the SEPTIN4 gene encoding septin-4 isoform X4: MDRVLGRQGSSVPEERAEAGDDKEYVGFATLPNQVHRKSVKKGFDFTLMVAGESGLGKSTLVNSLFLTDLYRDRKLLSAEERIMQTVEITKHAVDIEEKGVKLRLTIVDTPGFGDAVNNTECWKPVAEYIDQQFEQYFRDESGLNRKNIQDNRVHCCLYFISPFGHGLRPLDVEFMKALHQRVNIVPILAKADTLTPPEVERKKRKIREEIEHFGIKVYQFPDCDSDEDEDFKSQDLALKESIPFAVIGSNTVVEARGRRVRGRLYPWGIVEVENPGHCDFVKLRTMLVRTHMQDLKDVTRETHYENYRAQCIQSMTRLVVKERNRNKLTLESGTDFPLPAVPPGTDPETERLIREKDEELRRMQEMLHKIQRQMKETH, from the exons ATGGACCGTGTCCTGGGACGGCAAGGCAGTTCTGTCCCCGAGGAGAGGGCTGAAGCTGGG GATGACAAGGAGTACGTGGGCTTTGCGACCCTCCCCAATCAAGTCCACCGGAAGTCTGTGAAGAAAGGCTTTGACTTTACCCTCATGGTGGCAG GAGAGTCGGGCCTGGGGAAGTCCACGCTGGTCAACAGCCTCTTCCTCACAGATCTGTACCGGGACCGGAAGCTCCTCAGTGCAGAAG AGCGTATCATGCAGACGGTGGAGATCACTAAGCACGCCGTGGACATAGAAGAGAAGGGCGTGAAGCTGCGGCTCACCATTGTGGACACACCAGGTTTTGGGGATGCCGTCAACAACACAGAGTG CTGGAAGCCTGTGGCCGAATACATCGACCAGCAGTTTGAGCAGTATTTCCGAGATGAGAGTGGCCTGAACCGCAAGAACATTCAAGACAACAGGGTGCACTGCTGCCTGTACTTCATCTCGCCCTTCGGCCACGG GCTCCGGCCACTGGATGTTGAGTTCATGAAGGCCCTGCATCAGCGGGTCAACATCGTGCCTATCTTGGCCAAGGCGGACACACTGACACCCCCTGAAGTGGAGCGCAAGAAACGCAAA ATCCGGGAGGAGATTGAGCACTTTGGAATCAAGGTCTACCAGTTCCCAGACTGTGACTCTGATGAGGATGAGGACTTCAAATCACAGGACCTGGCCCTAAAG GAAAGCATCCCATTTGCTGTCATTGGCAGCAACACTGTGGTAGAGGCCAGAGGGCGTCGAGTTCGGGGCCGGCTCTACCCCTGGGGCATCGTGGAAG TGGAAAACCCAGGGCACTGCGACTTTGTGAAGCTGAGGACAATGCTGGTGCGTACTCACATGCAGGACCTGAAAGACGTGACGCGGGAGACACATTATGAGAACTACCGGGCACAGTGCATCCAGAGCATGACCCGCCTGGTGGTGAAAGAACGGAATCGCAA CAAACTGACTCTAGAGAGTGGTACCGACTTCCCCCTTCCTGCCGTCCCACCAGGGACAGATCCAGAAACTGAGAGGCTGATCCGAGAGAAAGATGAGGAG CTGCGGCGGATGCAGGAGATGCTGCACAAAATCCAGAGACAGATGAAGGAGACCCATTAG
- the SEPTIN4 gene encoding septin-4 isoform X1, with protein sequence MVGEQVSAEEPATVCPPSMCFNVEARPLPIKRFLEDADDAELNKFVTDFPGSETYHPPEAKTLVPRPQIQEPRPQASDLCQDDLEFKSPSWPQPSDSQQYFSASAPLSPSARPRSPWGKLDPYDSSEDDKEYVGFATLPNQVHRKSVKKGFDFTLMVAGESGLGKSTLVNSLFLTDLYRDRKLLSAEERIMQTVEITKHAVDIEEKGVKLRLTIVDTPGFGDAVNNTECWKPVAEYIDQQFEQYFRDESGLNRKNIQDNRVHCCLYFISPFGHGLRPLDVEFMKALHQRVNIVPILAKADTLTPPEVERKKRKIREEIEHFGIKVYQFPDCDSDEDEDFKSQDLALKESIPFAVIGSNTVVEARGRRVRGRLYPWGIVEVENPGHCDFVKLRTMLVRTHMQDLKDVTRETHYENYRAQCIQSMTRLVVKERNRNKLTLESGTDFPLPAVPPGTDPETERLIREKDEELRRMQEMLHKIQRQMKETH encoded by the exons ATGGTGGGGGAACAGGTCTCCGCAGAGGAGCCAGCCACCGTCTGCCCACCCTCCATGTGCTTCAATGTCGAGGCCAGACCCCTTCCG ATCAAGCGCTTTCTGGAGGACGCGGATGACGCAGAACTGAACAAGTTCGTGACGGATTTCCCAGGAAGCGAGACCTACCACCCACCAGAGGCCAAGACCTTGGTGCCCAGGCCCCAAATCCAGGAGCCGAGGCCCCAGGCTTCAGACCTCTGCCAGGATGACCTGGAGTTCAAATCCCCCTCGTGGCCCCAGCCCTCTGACAGCCAGCAGTACTTCTCTGCCTCAGCCCCCCTCAGCCCCTCAGCCCGGCCCCGCAGCCCGTGGGGCAAGCTCGATCCCTATGACTCCTCCGAG GATGACAAGGAGTACGTGGGCTTTGCGACCCTCCCCAATCAAGTCCACCGGAAGTCTGTGAAGAAAGGCTTTGACTTTACCCTCATGGTGGCAG GAGAGTCGGGCCTGGGGAAGTCCACGCTGGTCAACAGCCTCTTCCTCACAGATCTGTACCGGGACCGGAAGCTCCTCAGTGCAGAAG AGCGTATCATGCAGACGGTGGAGATCACTAAGCACGCCGTGGACATAGAAGAGAAGGGCGTGAAGCTGCGGCTCACCATTGTGGACACACCAGGTTTTGGGGATGCCGTCAACAACACAGAGTG CTGGAAGCCTGTGGCCGAATACATCGACCAGCAGTTTGAGCAGTATTTCCGAGATGAGAGTGGCCTGAACCGCAAGAACATTCAAGACAACAGGGTGCACTGCTGCCTGTACTTCATCTCGCCCTTCGGCCACGG GCTCCGGCCACTGGATGTTGAGTTCATGAAGGCCCTGCATCAGCGGGTCAACATCGTGCCTATCTTGGCCAAGGCGGACACACTGACACCCCCTGAAGTGGAGCGCAAGAAACGCAAA ATCCGGGAGGAGATTGAGCACTTTGGAATCAAGGTCTACCAGTTCCCAGACTGTGACTCTGATGAGGATGAGGACTTCAAATCACAGGACCTGGCCCTAAAG GAAAGCATCCCATTTGCTGTCATTGGCAGCAACACTGTGGTAGAGGCCAGAGGGCGTCGAGTTCGGGGCCGGCTCTACCCCTGGGGCATCGTGGAAG TGGAAAACCCAGGGCACTGCGACTTTGTGAAGCTGAGGACAATGCTGGTGCGTACTCACATGCAGGACCTGAAAGACGTGACGCGGGAGACACATTATGAGAACTACCGGGCACAGTGCATCCAGAGCATGACCCGCCTGGTGGTGAAAGAACGGAATCGCAA CAAACTGACTCTAGAGAGTGGTACCGACTTCCCCCTTCCTGCCGTCCCACCAGGGACAGATCCAGAAACTGAGAGGCTGATCCGAGAGAAAGATGAGGAG CTGCGGCGGATGCAGGAGATGCTGCACAAAATCCAGAGACAGATGAAGGAGACCCATTAG
- the SEPTIN4 gene encoding septin-4 isoform X5, with protein MDDKEYVGFATLPNQVHRKSVKKGFDFTLMVAGESGLGKSTLVNSLFLTDLYRDRKLLSAEERIMQTVEITKHAVDIEEKGVKLRLTIVDTPGFGDAVNNTECWKPVAEYIDQQFEQYFRDESGLNRKNIQDNRVHCCLYFISPFGHGLRPLDVEFMKALHQRVNIVPILAKADTLTPPEVERKKRKIREEIEHFGIKVYQFPDCDSDEDEDFKSQDLALKESIPFAVIGSNTVVEARGRRVRGRLYPWGIVEVENPGHCDFVKLRTMLVRTHMQDLKDVTRETHYENYRAQCIQSMTRLVVKERNRNKLTLESGTDFPLPAVPPGTDPETERLIREKDEELRRMQEMLHKIQRQMKETH; from the exons ATG GATGACAAGGAGTACGTGGGCTTTGCGACCCTCCCCAATCAAGTCCACCGGAAGTCTGTGAAGAAAGGCTTTGACTTTACCCTCATGGTGGCAG GAGAGTCGGGCCTGGGGAAGTCCACGCTGGTCAACAGCCTCTTCCTCACAGATCTGTACCGGGACCGGAAGCTCCTCAGTGCAGAAG AGCGTATCATGCAGACGGTGGAGATCACTAAGCACGCCGTGGACATAGAAGAGAAGGGCGTGAAGCTGCGGCTCACCATTGTGGACACACCAGGTTTTGGGGATGCCGTCAACAACACAGAGTG CTGGAAGCCTGTGGCCGAATACATCGACCAGCAGTTTGAGCAGTATTTCCGAGATGAGAGTGGCCTGAACCGCAAGAACATTCAAGACAACAGGGTGCACTGCTGCCTGTACTTCATCTCGCCCTTCGGCCACGG GCTCCGGCCACTGGATGTTGAGTTCATGAAGGCCCTGCATCAGCGGGTCAACATCGTGCCTATCTTGGCCAAGGCGGACACACTGACACCCCCTGAAGTGGAGCGCAAGAAACGCAAA ATCCGGGAGGAGATTGAGCACTTTGGAATCAAGGTCTACCAGTTCCCAGACTGTGACTCTGATGAGGATGAGGACTTCAAATCACAGGACCTGGCCCTAAAG GAAAGCATCCCATTTGCTGTCATTGGCAGCAACACTGTGGTAGAGGCCAGAGGGCGTCGAGTTCGGGGCCGGCTCTACCCCTGGGGCATCGTGGAAG TGGAAAACCCAGGGCACTGCGACTTTGTGAAGCTGAGGACAATGCTGGTGCGTACTCACATGCAGGACCTGAAAGACGTGACGCGGGAGACACATTATGAGAACTACCGGGCACAGTGCATCCAGAGCATGACCCGCCTGGTGGTGAAAGAACGGAATCGCAA CAAACTGACTCTAGAGAGTGGTACCGACTTCCCCCTTCCTGCCGTCCCACCAGGGACAGATCCAGAAACTGAGAGGCTGATCCGAGAGAAAGATGAGGAG CTGCGGCGGATGCAGGAGATGCTGCACAAAATCCAGAGACAGATGAAGGAGACCCATTAG
- the SEPTIN4 gene encoding septin-4 isoform X3, which produces MIKRFLEDADDAELNKFVTDFPGSETYHPPEAKTLVPRPQIQEPRPQASDLCQDDLEFKSPSWPQPSDSQQYFSASAPLSPSARPRSPWGKLDPYDSSEDDKEYVGFATLPNQVHRKSVKKGFDFTLMVAGESGLGKSTLVNSLFLTDLYRDRKLLSAEERIMQTVEITKHAVDIEEKGVKLRLTIVDTPGFGDAVNNTECWKPVAEYIDQQFEQYFRDESGLNRKNIQDNRVHCCLYFISPFGHGLRPLDVEFMKALHQRVNIVPILAKADTLTPPEVERKKRKIREEIEHFGIKVYQFPDCDSDEDEDFKSQDLALKESIPFAVIGSNTVVEARGRRVRGRLYPWGIVEVENPGHCDFVKLRTMLVRTHMQDLKDVTRETHYENYRAQCIQSMTRLVVKERNRNKLTLESGTDFPLPAVPPGTDPETERLIREKDEELRRMQEMLHKIQRQMKETH; this is translated from the exons ATG ATCAAGCGCTTTCTGGAGGACGCGGATGACGCAGAACTGAACAAGTTCGTGACGGATTTCCCAGGAAGCGAGACCTACCACCCACCAGAGGCCAAGACCTTGGTGCCCAGGCCCCAAATCCAGGAGCCGAGGCCCCAGGCTTCAGACCTCTGCCAGGATGACCTGGAGTTCAAATCCCCCTCGTGGCCCCAGCCCTCTGACAGCCAGCAGTACTTCTCTGCCTCAGCCCCCCTCAGCCCCTCAGCCCGGCCCCGCAGCCCGTGGGGCAAGCTCGATCCCTATGACTCCTCCGAG GATGACAAGGAGTACGTGGGCTTTGCGACCCTCCCCAATCAAGTCCACCGGAAGTCTGTGAAGAAAGGCTTTGACTTTACCCTCATGGTGGCAG GAGAGTCGGGCCTGGGGAAGTCCACGCTGGTCAACAGCCTCTTCCTCACAGATCTGTACCGGGACCGGAAGCTCCTCAGTGCAGAAG AGCGTATCATGCAGACGGTGGAGATCACTAAGCACGCCGTGGACATAGAAGAGAAGGGCGTGAAGCTGCGGCTCACCATTGTGGACACACCAGGTTTTGGGGATGCCGTCAACAACACAGAGTG CTGGAAGCCTGTGGCCGAATACATCGACCAGCAGTTTGAGCAGTATTTCCGAGATGAGAGTGGCCTGAACCGCAAGAACATTCAAGACAACAGGGTGCACTGCTGCCTGTACTTCATCTCGCCCTTCGGCCACGG GCTCCGGCCACTGGATGTTGAGTTCATGAAGGCCCTGCATCAGCGGGTCAACATCGTGCCTATCTTGGCCAAGGCGGACACACTGACACCCCCTGAAGTGGAGCGCAAGAAACGCAAA ATCCGGGAGGAGATTGAGCACTTTGGAATCAAGGTCTACCAGTTCCCAGACTGTGACTCTGATGAGGATGAGGACTTCAAATCACAGGACCTGGCCCTAAAG GAAAGCATCCCATTTGCTGTCATTGGCAGCAACACTGTGGTAGAGGCCAGAGGGCGTCGAGTTCGGGGCCGGCTCTACCCCTGGGGCATCGTGGAAG TGGAAAACCCAGGGCACTGCGACTTTGTGAAGCTGAGGACAATGCTGGTGCGTACTCACATGCAGGACCTGAAAGACGTGACGCGGGAGACACATTATGAGAACTACCGGGCACAGTGCATCCAGAGCATGACCCGCCTGGTGGTGAAAGAACGGAATCGCAA CAAACTGACTCTAGAGAGTGGTACCGACTTCCCCCTTCCTGCCGTCCCACCAGGGACAGATCCAGAAACTGAGAGGCTGATCCGAGAGAAAGATGAGGAG CTGCGGCGGATGCAGGAGATGCTGCACAAAATCCAGAGACAGATGAAGGAGACCCATTAG
- the SEPTIN4 gene encoding septin-4 isoform X2 produces the protein MDRVLGRQGSSVPEERAEAGIKRFLEDADDAELNKFVTDFPGSETYHPPEAKTLVPRPQIQEPRPQASDLCQDDLEFKSPSWPQPSDSQQYFSASAPLSPSARPRSPWGKLDPYDSSEDDKEYVGFATLPNQVHRKSVKKGFDFTLMVAGESGLGKSTLVNSLFLTDLYRDRKLLSAEERIMQTVEITKHAVDIEEKGVKLRLTIVDTPGFGDAVNNTECWKPVAEYIDQQFEQYFRDESGLNRKNIQDNRVHCCLYFISPFGHGLRPLDVEFMKALHQRVNIVPILAKADTLTPPEVERKKRKIREEIEHFGIKVYQFPDCDSDEDEDFKSQDLALKESIPFAVIGSNTVVEARGRRVRGRLYPWGIVEVENPGHCDFVKLRTMLVRTHMQDLKDVTRETHYENYRAQCIQSMTRLVVKERNRNKLTLESGTDFPLPAVPPGTDPETERLIREKDEELRRMQEMLHKIQRQMKETH, from the exons ATGGACCGTGTCCTGGGACGGCAAGGCAGTTCTGTCCCCGAGGAGAGGGCTGAAGCTGGG ATCAAGCGCTTTCTGGAGGACGCGGATGACGCAGAACTGAACAAGTTCGTGACGGATTTCCCAGGAAGCGAGACCTACCACCCACCAGAGGCCAAGACCTTGGTGCCCAGGCCCCAAATCCAGGAGCCGAGGCCCCAGGCTTCAGACCTCTGCCAGGATGACCTGGAGTTCAAATCCCCCTCGTGGCCCCAGCCCTCTGACAGCCAGCAGTACTTCTCTGCCTCAGCCCCCCTCAGCCCCTCAGCCCGGCCCCGCAGCCCGTGGGGCAAGCTCGATCCCTATGACTCCTCCGAG GATGACAAGGAGTACGTGGGCTTTGCGACCCTCCCCAATCAAGTCCACCGGAAGTCTGTGAAGAAAGGCTTTGACTTTACCCTCATGGTGGCAG GAGAGTCGGGCCTGGGGAAGTCCACGCTGGTCAACAGCCTCTTCCTCACAGATCTGTACCGGGACCGGAAGCTCCTCAGTGCAGAAG AGCGTATCATGCAGACGGTGGAGATCACTAAGCACGCCGTGGACATAGAAGAGAAGGGCGTGAAGCTGCGGCTCACCATTGTGGACACACCAGGTTTTGGGGATGCCGTCAACAACACAGAGTG CTGGAAGCCTGTGGCCGAATACATCGACCAGCAGTTTGAGCAGTATTTCCGAGATGAGAGTGGCCTGAACCGCAAGAACATTCAAGACAACAGGGTGCACTGCTGCCTGTACTTCATCTCGCCCTTCGGCCACGG GCTCCGGCCACTGGATGTTGAGTTCATGAAGGCCCTGCATCAGCGGGTCAACATCGTGCCTATCTTGGCCAAGGCGGACACACTGACACCCCCTGAAGTGGAGCGCAAGAAACGCAAA ATCCGGGAGGAGATTGAGCACTTTGGAATCAAGGTCTACCAGTTCCCAGACTGTGACTCTGATGAGGATGAGGACTTCAAATCACAGGACCTGGCCCTAAAG GAAAGCATCCCATTTGCTGTCATTGGCAGCAACACTGTGGTAGAGGCCAGAGGGCGTCGAGTTCGGGGCCGGCTCTACCCCTGGGGCATCGTGGAAG TGGAAAACCCAGGGCACTGCGACTTTGTGAAGCTGAGGACAATGCTGGTGCGTACTCACATGCAGGACCTGAAAGACGTGACGCGGGAGACACATTATGAGAACTACCGGGCACAGTGCATCCAGAGCATGACCCGCCTGGTGGTGAAAGAACGGAATCGCAA CAAACTGACTCTAGAGAGTGGTACCGACTTCCCCCTTCCTGCCGTCCCACCAGGGACAGATCCAGAAACTGAGAGGCTGATCCGAGAGAAAGATGAGGAG CTGCGGCGGATGCAGGAGATGCTGCACAAAATCCAGAGACAGATGAAGGAGACCCATTAG